The following nucleotide sequence is from Anopheles stephensi strain Indian chromosome 3, UCI_ANSTEP_V1.0, whole genome shotgun sequence.
TACGGTGGCCAAACGAACCAACCGCCTGCTCCACGGCAGTCTATAAACCCATCGAATGTATTCCCACCGATCGGTACCTTCAGCATCGAGGCGACCACGATGGCGGCCCCGAACCAGGGTGTGTTTGGCGGTGGCGACGCCATGAGCGTACTCGGTAACGCCGGCACGACGGGCACCATCGGGGTGTTCAATGCGAACGCAATGATGAGCGTACCGAATAACATGAGCAATGCGAACAATTCTTACTCGACCGGCGGCCAGACCACCAATGGCGTCGACACTAGCCAGGGAACGCGCGAAACTGGCATCATTGAAAAATTGCTGGTACGTATGATTCCTGCCTAAATGGGGCCAATTTGATgcatggtttttttctttcacactCTCATTTTGCAGCATTCGTACGGGTTTATTCAGTGCTGTGAGCGACAGGCTCGACTCTTCTTCCACTTCTCGCAGTTCGGTGGCAATATCGAACATCTGAAGATTGGTGATCCGGTGGAATTTGAAATGACGTACGATCGACGTACCGGAAAGCCGATCGCCAGCCAGGTAACGAAGATCGCACCGGAGGTGGTGCTGTCGGAGGAGCGCGTCACCGGCACCGTTACGACCGAGCTGAAGTGCGATTCGGCCCCGTCCGGTACCGGCAGCTCGACCACCTCGAGCGACACTACGACCGGGCGCATCAGCTACGAAAACCGGGGCGAATGTTTCTTCCTACCGTATACCAAAGATGATGTCGAAGGAAACGTTTCGCTACGTTCCGGCGACAAGGTTAGCTTTCAGATAGCTACGAATCAAAGGTAAGCTCATCCATACCCGTACGTATTTACGTATTTCATAACTTCGGTGGGGATTTCTCTTCTTGGGTGGAATTCAATAGGGGTAACCTTGGAGCATGCCACATTCGGCTGGAAAATCCGGCCCATCCGGTAAAGTATCGGGGTGTCGTGTGTTCGATGAAGGACACCTTCGGCTTTATCGAGCGGGCAGATGTGGTGAAGGAAATCTTTTTCCACTTCTCCGAGGCGGACAATACTATCGAACTGCGTCCTGGTGATGATGTAGAATTTATCATTCAAACCAGAAATGTAAGTATggtaaagcaaaaacaaaacaaaaaacagaagatTCTCACTCACTGCTTGAAATGGAATTAAATGTGTGCATCGTTGTATCTGTCTTTGAACAGGGCAAAGAGGTAGCTTGCAATATTGCCCGCCTGCCACCCGGATCGGTGATTTTCGAGGATGTCGATACAACCATCTACAAGGGCCAGGTGCTGAAGCCGCTCGATCGCAACAATCCGGCACGGCAGCAAACGAACGATCCGCTGCCGGGACGCATCCGTTACCGGGCTGCCGACCACTCGGAGGTAGAAGTGCCATTCGGAGACAAGGATCAGAAGGGTGACTATACGCTGCGCCACGGTGACTGGGTGCAGTTTCTGCTGGCGACCGACCGCCGTGATCAGCTGCAGCGGGCCACATCCATCTCTCTGCTGGACGAAACATTCCAAGTGAGCGGCGAAAAGCGCGAGCAGGGCGTCGTGGCTTCGCTCAAGGAAGGCTTCGGCTTTCTGCGCTGCGTCGAGCGTAGCGTGCGattgtttttccatttcaccGAAGTGCTGGATACGGTGAGATGCGCAGCTGTAAGCAAAAGCTTCCATCAGTTCAGTCATaacgtttgtgttttgtttgcagagTCGCGAAATTTGCATTGATGACGAGGTTGAGTTTACCGTCATCCAGGATCCGGGGTCCAGCTTCGCCAACAACCGGCAGAGCGCTATCCGCATCAAGCATTTGCTCGTTGGCACGGTGAAATTCGAGACGCTGATCGAGAGCAACATCGAGGGCGTCGTGTCGCGCGAGGCACCGAAAAGTCCTATCAAATCGCAGGAACGCACCGAGGGTGGCGTTATTACCTACGGCCCAAACAAAAAGACTATAATGTATTTCTTGAAAGATTGTGATAAGCCACCGCGCGTGGGTGATAAAGTCAGATTCAATATTTGTCAGGTAACAATCGCGGCAGGCTTTGGGTGGCACGTAGAAGATGGGTTAATATTGTAAccgttttattgtttgtttgtaattaAAGGTTAAACGTAACAAAGAGTTGATCGCAACGAACATTGTGGAGATCACTTCCAACACGCATCAGGCACTGCAACAGCAACCACTACTGCACCAGCAACCAACATCGCAGCAACTGTCTCCCATTGCGGTCGATACGCAGCTTTCGATTGGTTCGGTTCCATCCTCCCAATCGCCAAACTCTGCCCTTACCAATGGTTCCAGAACCAATGGCAATTCGGTAGCAAAGGCCAACTACACCAATGGTAACGTTAAGCCGGGAAAAATTCACCATGGATTCATTGCAGTGTTGAAGGTTAGTAGTTAGGAAGCAACATATCTTGTCTCGGTATAGTACATCTTCATTCAATGAACTATTTTGCAGGAAAATTTTGGTTTC
It contains:
- the LOC118511868 gene encoding cold shock domain-containing protein E1; the protein is MGSQTKPFRSADASFMDYVAYGQRGDVFYGGQTNQPPAPRQSINPSNVFPPIGTFSIEATTMAAPNQGVFGGGDAMSVLGNAGTTGTIGVFNANAMMSVPNNMSNANNSYSTGGQTTNGVDTSQGTRETGIIEKLLHSYGFIQCCERQARLFFHFSQFGGNIEHLKIGDPVEFEMTYDRRTGKPIASQVTKIAPEVVLSEERVTGTVTTELKCDSAPSGTGSSTTSSDTTTGRISYENRGECFFLPYTKDDVEGNVSLRSGDKVSFQIATNQRGNLGACHIRLENPAHPVKYRGVVCSMKDTFGFIERADVVKEIFFHFSEADNTIELRPGDDVEFIIQTRNGKEVACNIARLPPGSVIFEDVDTTIYKGQVLKPLDRNNPARQQTNDPLPGRIRYRAADHSEVEVPFGDKDQKGDYTLRHGDWVQFLLATDRRDQLQRATSISLLDETFQVSGEKREQGVVASLKEGFGFLRCVERSVRLFFHFTEVLDTSREICIDDEVEFTVIQDPGSSFANNRQSAIRIKHLLVGTVKFETLIESNIEGVVSREAPKSPIKSQERTEGGVITYGPNKKTIMYFLKDCDKPPRVGDKVRFNICQVKRNKELIATNIVEITSNTHQALQQQPLLHQQPTSQQLSPIAVDTQLSIGSVPSSQSPNSALTNGSRTNGNSVAKANYTNGNVKPGKIHHGFIAVLKENFGFIETVEHDQEVFFHFSNFIGNSNTLELGQEVEYTLSTRNAINAGNCIPAENVKVLPKGTIQQPKVLPSSFNGSVLRPLRCINPEQVEYSGLVQVKNELGDTLSTHEFGITSLKNHRDLLQKDDVVTFKIDELNRAMEIAPVRTKKQAKVDSIKGQFGFLDFEVEEGKKLFFHMSDVQGNANLYLGDTVEFSIVTNQRNGKTSACNVVKINDANGPRPERLISRIKLNSVDDSGPRLTVIRAPKGPDGTKGFLPSARTPRVVGKSLATE